In Bacteroidota bacterium, the sequence CAGATCCTCAACGCTGATTTCCTCACCGGTAACGGTTTTGGTAACTTTCGGACCGGTAACGAACATGTAACTGTTCTTCTCGCTCATAATGATAAAATCGGTGAGAGCAGGCGAGTAAACAGCTCCGCCGGCACAGGGTCCGAAAATTGCGGATATCTGCGGAATAAGGCCGGAAGCCAGAATGTTCCGTTCAAAGATCTCAGCATAACCGGCCAGCGATCTCACTCCTTCCTGTATCCTTGCTCCTCCACTGTCGTTGATCCCGATCAGGGGAGCACCAACCTTCATGGCCTGGTCCATCACCTTACAGATCTTCAGTGCAAAGGTCTCTGAAAGAGATCCGCCAAATACCGTGAAATCCTGGGAAAAAACATAAACCACCCTTCCATCAATGGTGCCGTGACCGGTTACTACCCCATCGGAAAGGATTTGCTTGTCGGCCAGCCCGAAATCCGTTGTCCTGTGCGTCATGAACATGTCGTATTCCTCAAAGGAACCGTCGTCAAGCAACAATTCCAGACGCTCTCTCGCTGTCAGCTTCCCTTGCTGATGCTGGGCTTCAATGCGCTTTGGGCCTCCACCCATTTTTGCTTCTGCCCTCAAATCCAGCAAACGCTTGATCTTGTCTTCTATCGCCATGATATATAAATAATTGCGTTTATTTTTTCTTGTCTTCGCAAAATTCTGTCAATACCCCAAAGGTAGACTTCGGATGCAAAAAGGCTATATCAAGCCCCTCAGCACCTTTCCTGGGCTTCTCATCTATAAGCCTGACACCCTTTTTCTCCGCCTCCTGCAAACGCTCCTCCAGGTCTTTCACCGCGAAAGCTATATGATGTATGCCTTCCCCCCGCTTCTCAATGAACTTCCCGATAGGCCCCTCCGGATCCGTCGACTCCAGCAACTCCAGCTTCGTCTGCCCTACCTTGAAAAAAGCCGTTTTTACCTTCTGGTCAGTAACCTCCTCTATGGCATAACACCGTAAACCCAAAACATTCTCATAATAGGGTATTGCCTCGTCCAAATTCCTTACGGCAATACCAATATGTTCAATGTGAGATAGTTCCATGTCAATAATTGTTTGTGAAATTTTTCACAAAAGTATAAAAATTGTGGTAAGAAATGATCTTTATGAAATACTTTATCTGGAGTATTATGGAACAATTAAGTAAACACGGTTATCCAGGCAGAAGTCATCTGTTTATTAGTATCACCCCTACGGGGTTCCGGAAAACGATTCGCGTCCATTATGCTACCGGAGGGGCGCCCCTACGGGGCTGGTTATTAGATAACGTTTTACAATAGCTTTATAATTGTGGAAAACAATATTCATATGATAAACCAAAGCCCTGTAGAGGCGTTTTTATTGCATAATGATTGTCGTCACGTTATCCCAGGATCTATGGGTTAACACGAATTTCAATTTTATGATGTTAAGAACAAATATTTCGCCCCTACGGGGCTTCCATTCTGTTTGGTTCCCTTATTTCTATAAATATACCGCCCCTAAAGGGGCTGGGTTTATCAAGGTAATTAACTTTACCGCAAACAAATACAGAATAGGTTAATAATTGCAATCCACCTTACAAGCCCCGTAGGGGCGGCATATTTATAGCATAATCAGCGACGATCGTGTTCCAAAGCCCCGTAGGGGCGACATATTGGTAGTAAAATGATCACAGGTCACATCCCGAAGCCCCGTAGGGGCGACATATTTATAGAAAATAGGCGATGGCCCTGGTCCAAAGCCCCGTAGGGGCGGAATATTTTTAATGTTAATAACTGAGCTATTTCTAACCTGAAAGTATTGATATGCAAATTTTAAAATTGACAACTGGAAATGGACAAATAAAATTGTCACTTGTCAGTGTCAATTGTCAATTACAAATGTGAATGTCGGCTAATACCATTGAACTTTCCCCCAGCCCCCAGTACCCAGCACCCAGTACCCAGCACCCAGCATCACCCCCCACTCTTCTTCCCAAAAAACTTCCTCTGAAACACAATCAACATGAGTACCCCGATGGTAATAGACGAATCTGCAATATTGAATACAGGCCGGAAAAAGATAAATGAATCCCCGCCCCAGAAAGGCATCCATTGCGGGAATCGGCCTTCTATGATAGGAAAGTATAACATATCCACAACCTTCCCGTGGAGAAAACCGGCATAGCCACCTCCTTCAGGAAGGAAAACAGCTATCTGGTGATAACTGCTGGCACTGAACAACAACCCGTAAAAGGCGCTGTCGATGATATTGCCCAGCGCCCCGGCAAAGATGAGAGCAAAACTTATTACCAGGCCAAAAGGATGCTTTTTCCTGGTAAGATAATATAAATAAAAACCTATAAAGACTACTGCAATAATTCGGAATATGCTCAGGATAAGTTTTCCGGCTTCCCCACCGAACTTCATCCCAAAAGCCATGCCTTCGTTTTCGGTGAAATGAATAAGGAACCAGTTCCCGATCACCGAAAACTCCTGACCCATGTACATATTCGTTTTGATCCAGACCTTAAAGACCTGGTCAACGATCAAAATAACCAATACCAGCAGAAGGACTCTTTTCACTTCTTCTCCATCAATTTTGCTTCTATGCTCAAAGTTGCATGAGGCACGCTGCGCAACCTTTCCTTGGAGATAAGCTTACCGGTAGCCCGGCAAATCCCGTAGCTTTTGTTCTCAATCCTGATCAGTGCATTCTCGAGATTCTGTATGAATTTGCTGATCCTGGCGGCCAAACGGCTGTTTTCTTCCTTCGACATTACCTGGTAACCTTCTTCAAGTATCTTGAATGTAGGTGATGTATCGTCGGTTCCGTGTTCATCGGCATTGGTGAATGCATTTGTGAGCATCTCAAGATCACGCCGGGCCTTATCCAGTTTCTGAAGGATCAGTTGCCTGAATTCCTCCAACTCTTCATCCGAGTACCTCGTCTTGGCCTGTTCCTCACTGGGTTTGCTGTTAACGTTCATGTGTATGTAGATTACAATTGTTTCTGATATTAATTACTCTGATCAGCTTTCTCAATAGCTACCTGTGCCCTGATATCATCGGCAAGTTCTATCTCAACTCCTGCCGTATTATCCATATTTTCAACTATATCGAGGGATTCGGCTAAGGTTTCTGAACAAATATATGAAAAATTCTGCCTGATTGCCTGATCCAGGAAATCATTTGTCAGAATTTGAATACGAATTTTATCCGTAACCTCGAAACCATTGTCTTTACGCAGGTTCTGGATACGGTTCACCAGGTCGCGGGCTATCCCTTCCTGCCGTAATTCCTCGGTGACAGTGATGTCAAGAGCTACCGTCAGATGATTCATATTGGCAATAAGCCATCCCGGTATATCCTCCGTGATGATCTCAACATCATCCAACAGTATCTCCGCTTCCTGCCCTGCAACCTCCAGCTTGTAGCTTCCTTCGTCTTCAATCCTGGAGATGTCTTCCTGAGTGAACTTTCCAATGGCCGCCGCGATCTCCTTCATCATCTTCCCGTATCGTGGACCCAGCTTCTTGAAATCAGGCTTGATCTTCTTCACAAGAATGCCGGTTCCTTCTGTCAGGTATTCCACCTCTTTCACATTCACCTCCGACAAAATAAGGTTCTCCACTGCCTTCAGATGTGCCAGAAATCGCTCATTGTTCACGGGTATCATGATCTTGTTCAATGGCTGGCGTACCCTGATGTTCGATTTCTTCCTGAGCGACAATACCATAGAAGAAAACTTCTGGGCCAGCTCCATCCTTTCTTCCAGGTCACGGTCAATTAATCCCTCATCAGCCACCGGGAAGGGCACCAGATGCACAGAAACGCTTTCCTGCTTCCCTGTTACCTGATTAAGATCGGTGTATAAGCGATCCATGTAAAATGGTGCAATGGGTGCCGATAAACTTGCCAGGGTCTCCAGGCAGGTGTACAAGGTCTGATAAGCGGATATTTTATCCTGCGAATAATCCCCCTTCCAGAAACGCCTGCGGCTTAACCTCACATACCAGTTGCTGAGATGCTCGTCAACGAAATCGGCAATAGCACGGCCGGCACGGGTTGGCTCATAATCCGCGTAACAGGCGTCAACAAAAGATATCAGCGAGTTCAGCTCCGAAAGAATCCAGCGGTCTATCTCCGGCCTCAGAGCAATGGGGATCTCTTCCTCATGATAATCAAAGCCGTCTATGTTCGCGTAAAGAGCAAAAAATGTGTAACTATTGTAAAGCGTTCCGAAAAACTT encodes:
- the mce gene encoding methylmalonyl-CoA epimerase, encoding MELSHIEHIGIAVRNLDEAIPYYENVLGLRCYAIEEVTDQKVKTAFFKVGQTKLELLESTDPEGPIGKFIEKRGEGIHHIAFAVKDLEERLQEAEKKGVRLIDEKPRKGAEGLDIAFLHPKSTFGVLTEFCEDKKK
- a CDS encoding TraR/DksA family transcriptional regulator, with translation MNVNSKPSEEQAKTRYSDEELEEFRQLILQKLDKARRDLEMLTNAFTNADEHGTDDTSPTFKILEEGYQVMSKEENSRLAARISKFIQNLENALIRIENKSYGICRATGKLISKERLRSVPHATLSIEAKLMEKK
- a CDS encoding lipoprotein signal peptidase, with amino-acid sequence MDGEEVKRVLLLVLVILIVDQVFKVWIKTNMYMGQEFSVIGNWFLIHFTENEGMAFGMKFGGEAGKLILSIFRIIAVVFIGFYLYYLTRKKHPFGLVISFALIFAGALGNIIDSAFYGLLFSASSYHQIAVFLPEGGGYAGFLHGKVVDMLYFPIIEGRFPQWMPFWGGDSFIFFRPVFNIADSSITIGVLMLIVFQRKFFGKKSGG